Proteins encoded within one genomic window of Gadus chalcogrammus isolate NIFS_2021 chromosome 6, NIFS_Gcha_1.0, whole genome shotgun sequence:
- the rhobtb4 gene encoding rho related BTB domain containing 4 isoform X2, whose translation MDIDTDYERPNVETIKCVVVGDNAVGKTRLICARACNATLTQYQLLATHVPTVWAIDQYRVCQEVLERSRDVVDEVSVSLRLWDTFGDHHKDRRFAYGRSDVVVLCFSLANPNSLRHVRTMWFPEIKHFCPRTPIILVGCQLDLRYADLDAVNRARRPLAKPIKPTDILPPERGHEVAKELGIPYYETSIVAQFGVKDVFDNAIRAALISRRHLQFWKSHLKKVQRPLLQAPFLPPCPPRPIVGIPDPPPRDGEAPDALFCQPLCADVLFLLQGGAARVFAHKVYLATSCSKFNDLFTLDLSASSLADGGGERDRDDDDDADDGDDDADGSPGPESEERSESADEDEQNRRGAKEQAGRTKSLDIDKDTAEGGVRGLKRPPLPPLGPLRTSQSDNALPCRAPCGQAAPGNSHALSGWGRGFLSVGVEHVDDPVTGRPRLMTVVAMDALIQEEPFQAVLQYLYTGSLDEGRGDLMQVATIAELLEVFDLRMMVANILNRESFMNQEITKAFHVRRANRIKECLNKGTFSDVMFRLDNGNLPAHKPLLISSCDWMAAMFRGSFMESYIEEVSIPDTSSACMHGVLEFLYCGQLTPSPGLEPIDLIVLANRLCLPRLVALTEQHAVDELLQLAVKGTDIDGQVLAYLELAQFHNAQQLSAWCLHHICTNYNSICRKFPKDMKAMSQVNQRHFEKQRWPPVWFLKEEDRYLRSQKEREREEEILRKQNTKRGWCFWRHQSSSSPHVS comes from the exons ATGGATATAGACACTGACTATGAGCGGCCCAATGTGGAAACCATTAAatgtgtggtggtgggagaCAATGCAGTCGGCAAAACACGGCTCATCTGTGCCCGGGCCTGCAATGCCACCCTCACACAGTATCAGCTCCTTGCCACCCACGTGCCAACCGTTTGGGCCATCGACCAATACCGTGTATGCCAGgag GTGCTGGAGAGATCCCGCGATGTGGTGGACGAGGTGAGCGTGTCCCTGAGACTGTGGGACACCTTTGGAGATCATCACAAAGACAGGCGGTTTGCATATGGCAG GTCTGACGTGGTGGTGCTGTGTTTCTCGCTGGCCAACCCCAACTCCCTCCGCCACGTGCGCACCATGTGGTTCCCGGAGATCAAGCACTTCTGCCCGCGCACCCCGATCATCCTGGTGGGCTGCCAGCTGGATCTGCGCTACGCCGACCTGGACGCCGTGAACCGTGCACGCCGACCCCTGGCCAA ACCCATTAAACCAACAGATATCCTTCCTCCGGAGCGGGGTCATGAGGTGGCCAAGGAGCTGGGCATCCCCTACTACGAGACCAGCATCGTGGCCCAGTTCGGGGTCAAAGACGTGTTCGACAACGCCATACGGGCCGCGCTCATCTCCCGCCGCCACCTGCAGTTCTGGAAGTCCCACCTGAAGAAGGTGCAGAGGCCCCTCCTCCAGGCTCCCTTCCTGCCGCCCTGCCCCCCGCGGCCCATCGTGGGCATCCCGGACCCCCCTCCCCGGGACGGCGAGGCCCCGGACGCCCTCTTCTGCCAGCCGCTGTGCGCCGACGTCCTGTTCCTCCTGCAGGGCGGCGCCGCCCGCGTCTTCGCCCACAAGGTCTACCTGGCCACCTCCTGCTCCAAGTTCAACGACCTCTTCACCCTGGACCTCAGCGCCTCGTCTCTGGCCGACGGGGGCGGCGAACGCGAccgcgacgacgacgacgacgcaGATGACGGCGACGACGACGCCGACGGCAGCCCCGGGCCGGAGAGCGAGGAGCGGTCGGAGAGCGCCGACGAAGACGAGCAGAACCGGAGGGGCGCCAAGGAGCAGGCAGGCCGCACCAAGAGCCTGGACATCGACAAGGACACGGCGGAGGGCGGCGTGCGCGGCCTGAAgcgcccccctctgcccccgctCGGCCCCCTCAGGACGTCCCAGAGCGACAACGCGCTGCCCTGCCGCGCCCCCTGCGGCCAGGCGGCACCGGGCAACAGCCACGCCCTGTccggctgggggaggggcttccTGAGCGTGGGCGTGGAGCACGTGGACGACCCGGTGACCGGCAGGCCCCGGCTCATGACGGTCGTCGCCATGGACGCGCTCATACAGGAAGAGCCCTTCCAG GCTGTGCTTCAGTACCTCTACACCGGTAGTCTGGACGAGGGGCGAGGGGACCTTATGCAGGTGGCCACCATTGCTGAGCTGTTGGAGGTGTTTGACCTGCGGATGATGGTGGCCAATATCCTGAACAGAGAGAGCTTCATGAATCAGGAGATCACCAAGGCCTTCCACGTGCGGAGGGCCAACCGCATCAAGGAGTGCCTGAATAAGGGCACCTTCTCCG ATGTGATGTTCAGATTGGACAATGGCAACCTTCCGGCCCACAAGCCCCTGCTCATCTCGAGCTGTGATTGGATGGCTGCTATGTTCCGTGGTTCCTTCATGGAGAGCTACATTGAGgag gtCTCCATACCTGACACCAGCAGTGCCTGCATGCATGGGGTGCTGGAGTTCCTGTACTGCGGCCAGCTGACGCCAAGCCCCGGCCTGGAGCCCATTGACCTGATCGTCCTGGCCAACAGGCTGTGTCTGCCCCGCCTCGTGGCTCTCACAG AACAACATGCTGTTGATGAGCTGCTCCAACTGGCTGTGAAGGGAACAGACATTGACGGACAGGTGTTGGCTTACCTCGAGTTGGCTCAG TTCCATAACGCTCAGCAGCTATCGGCCTGGTGTCTGCACCATATATGCACTAATTACAACAGCATCTGCCGCAAGTTTCCTAAAGACATGAAAGCCATGTCTCAAG TTAACCAGAGGCACTTTGAGAAGCAGCGCTGGCCTCCCGTGTGGttcctgaaggaggaggaccGCTACCTGCGCTCTCAGAAGGAGCGCGAGCGCGAGGAGGAGATCCTGCGCAAGCAGAACACCAAGCGGGGCTGGTGCTTCTGGAGGCACCAGTCGTCCTCCTCGCCCCACGTCTCCTGA
- the rhobtb4 gene encoding rho related BTB domain containing 4 isoform X1, which yields MWVNTGTVGRALSMDIDTDYERPNVETIKCVVVGDNAVGKTRLICARACNATLTQYQLLATHVPTVWAIDQYRVCQEVLERSRDVVDEVSVSLRLWDTFGDHHKDRRFAYGRSDVVVLCFSLANPNSLRHVRTMWFPEIKHFCPRTPIILVGCQLDLRYADLDAVNRARRPLAKPIKPTDILPPERGHEVAKELGIPYYETSIVAQFGVKDVFDNAIRAALISRRHLQFWKSHLKKVQRPLLQAPFLPPCPPRPIVGIPDPPPRDGEAPDALFCQPLCADVLFLLQGGAARVFAHKVYLATSCSKFNDLFTLDLSASSLADGGGERDRDDDDDADDGDDDADGSPGPESEERSESADEDEQNRRGAKEQAGRTKSLDIDKDTAEGGVRGLKRPPLPPLGPLRTSQSDNALPCRAPCGQAAPGNSHALSGWGRGFLSVGVEHVDDPVTGRPRLMTVVAMDALIQEEPFQAVLQYLYTGSLDEGRGDLMQVATIAELLEVFDLRMMVANILNRESFMNQEITKAFHVRRANRIKECLNKGTFSDVMFRLDNGNLPAHKPLLISSCDWMAAMFRGSFMESYIEEVSIPDTSSACMHGVLEFLYCGQLTPSPGLEPIDLIVLANRLCLPRLVALTEQHAVDELLQLAVKGTDIDGQVLAYLELAQFHNAQQLSAWCLHHICTNYNSICRKFPKDMKAMSQVNQRHFEKQRWPPVWFLKEEDRYLRSQKEREREEEILRKQNTKRGWCFWRHQSSSSPHVS from the exons gGCACTCTCCATGGATATAGACACTGACTATGAGCGGCCCAATGTGGAAACCATTAAatgtgtggtggtgggagaCAATGCAGTCGGCAAAACACGGCTCATCTGTGCCCGGGCCTGCAATGCCACCCTCACACAGTATCAGCTCCTTGCCACCCACGTGCCAACCGTTTGGGCCATCGACCAATACCGTGTATGCCAGgag GTGCTGGAGAGATCCCGCGATGTGGTGGACGAGGTGAGCGTGTCCCTGAGACTGTGGGACACCTTTGGAGATCATCACAAAGACAGGCGGTTTGCATATGGCAG GTCTGACGTGGTGGTGCTGTGTTTCTCGCTGGCCAACCCCAACTCCCTCCGCCACGTGCGCACCATGTGGTTCCCGGAGATCAAGCACTTCTGCCCGCGCACCCCGATCATCCTGGTGGGCTGCCAGCTGGATCTGCGCTACGCCGACCTGGACGCCGTGAACCGTGCACGCCGACCCCTGGCCAA ACCCATTAAACCAACAGATATCCTTCCTCCGGAGCGGGGTCATGAGGTGGCCAAGGAGCTGGGCATCCCCTACTACGAGACCAGCATCGTGGCCCAGTTCGGGGTCAAAGACGTGTTCGACAACGCCATACGGGCCGCGCTCATCTCCCGCCGCCACCTGCAGTTCTGGAAGTCCCACCTGAAGAAGGTGCAGAGGCCCCTCCTCCAGGCTCCCTTCCTGCCGCCCTGCCCCCCGCGGCCCATCGTGGGCATCCCGGACCCCCCTCCCCGGGACGGCGAGGCCCCGGACGCCCTCTTCTGCCAGCCGCTGTGCGCCGACGTCCTGTTCCTCCTGCAGGGCGGCGCCGCCCGCGTCTTCGCCCACAAGGTCTACCTGGCCACCTCCTGCTCCAAGTTCAACGACCTCTTCACCCTGGACCTCAGCGCCTCGTCTCTGGCCGACGGGGGCGGCGAACGCGAccgcgacgacgacgacgacgcaGATGACGGCGACGACGACGCCGACGGCAGCCCCGGGCCGGAGAGCGAGGAGCGGTCGGAGAGCGCCGACGAAGACGAGCAGAACCGGAGGGGCGCCAAGGAGCAGGCAGGCCGCACCAAGAGCCTGGACATCGACAAGGACACGGCGGAGGGCGGCGTGCGCGGCCTGAAgcgcccccctctgcccccgctCGGCCCCCTCAGGACGTCCCAGAGCGACAACGCGCTGCCCTGCCGCGCCCCCTGCGGCCAGGCGGCACCGGGCAACAGCCACGCCCTGTccggctgggggaggggcttccTGAGCGTGGGCGTGGAGCACGTGGACGACCCGGTGACCGGCAGGCCCCGGCTCATGACGGTCGTCGCCATGGACGCGCTCATACAGGAAGAGCCCTTCCAG GCTGTGCTTCAGTACCTCTACACCGGTAGTCTGGACGAGGGGCGAGGGGACCTTATGCAGGTGGCCACCATTGCTGAGCTGTTGGAGGTGTTTGACCTGCGGATGATGGTGGCCAATATCCTGAACAGAGAGAGCTTCATGAATCAGGAGATCACCAAGGCCTTCCACGTGCGGAGGGCCAACCGCATCAAGGAGTGCCTGAATAAGGGCACCTTCTCCG ATGTGATGTTCAGATTGGACAATGGCAACCTTCCGGCCCACAAGCCCCTGCTCATCTCGAGCTGTGATTGGATGGCTGCTATGTTCCGTGGTTCCTTCATGGAGAGCTACATTGAGgag gtCTCCATACCTGACACCAGCAGTGCCTGCATGCATGGGGTGCTGGAGTTCCTGTACTGCGGCCAGCTGACGCCAAGCCCCGGCCTGGAGCCCATTGACCTGATCGTCCTGGCCAACAGGCTGTGTCTGCCCCGCCTCGTGGCTCTCACAG AACAACATGCTGTTGATGAGCTGCTCCAACTGGCTGTGAAGGGAACAGACATTGACGGACAGGTGTTGGCTTACCTCGAGTTGGCTCAG TTCCATAACGCTCAGCAGCTATCGGCCTGGTGTCTGCACCATATATGCACTAATTACAACAGCATCTGCCGCAAGTTTCCTAAAGACATGAAAGCCATGTCTCAAG TTAACCAGAGGCACTTTGAGAAGCAGCGCTGGCCTCCCGTGTGGttcctgaaggaggaggaccGCTACCTGCGCTCTCAGAAGGAGCGCGAGCGCGAGGAGGAGATCCTGCGCAAGCAGAACACCAAGCGGGGCTGGTGCTTCTGGAGGCACCAGTCGTCCTCCTCGCCCCACGTCTCCTGA